Proteins encoded in a region of the Pyxidicoccus trucidator genome:
- a CDS encoding AHH domain-containing protein, translated as MCLRWLTSLLLLSWVSGCSTTRVVRLDTGDDAVVVTPREEGGAALEEAELDEEEFEEAVEALARDVRPFRNPMQEARALFGVPSRSGVYRYEHRTGRLLPQGAEDADSLHLLEFYADDALTGAYGQWCQRRKQPGDCLRLLDEGPLLASDGKYTLAMAIAMDSVWEETAEALEDMADPDAVLATVTASVTMYLLLWSLPEPVSKGLAATLTAVAIAYLGVGTVWHLIDGWLTLVREVDRATTFEQLSEAGEVYGEVLGENAARVLVMLAMAALGNTVGLAAKASRLPGSAQAALAVESQAGFQYVAVGGVQSVAMTAEGFTIVLAPNALAMAEQGMSGGGAKKKRQAHHLATDKNSVSTARGGPWTPEFRRIFRRAGMELRDPENIVDVPGHKGPHPQEYHEAVFQRLNEATEGCRKVDACRKALTNELRKLAKEATTRGTDINRLLTQGK; from the coding sequence ATGTGTCTGCGTTGGCTGACTTCCCTGTTGCTGTTGTCGTGGGTCTCCGGGTGTTCCACCACGCGCGTGGTGCGGTTGGATACCGGGGATGACGCCGTCGTCGTCACTCCGCGAGAGGAGGGCGGGGCCGCGCTGGAGGAAGCTGAGCTCGACGAAGAAGAGTTCGAGGAGGCCGTGGAGGCGCTGGCCCGGGACGTGAGGCCCTTCCGCAATCCCATGCAAGAGGCGCGTGCGCTCTTCGGCGTTCCCTCGCGCAGTGGGGTGTACCGGTATGAGCACCGCACCGGACGGCTTCTCCCGCAGGGAGCCGAGGACGCGGACAGCCTGCACCTGCTGGAGTTCTACGCGGACGACGCACTGACGGGCGCCTATGGCCAGTGGTGCCAGCGCAGGAAGCAGCCCGGGGACTGCCTGCGCCTGCTGGACGAGGGCCCGCTGCTGGCCAGCGACGGCAAGTACACGCTGGCCATGGCCATTGCCATGGACTCGGTGTGGGAAGAGACGGCCGAGGCCCTGGAGGACATGGCGGACCCCGACGCGGTCCTGGCCACCGTCACGGCTTCGGTGACGATGTACCTGCTGCTCTGGTCGCTCCCCGAGCCGGTGAGCAAGGGCCTGGCCGCCACGCTGACGGCCGTGGCCATCGCCTACCTGGGCGTGGGCACGGTGTGGCATCTCATCGACGGGTGGCTGACGTTGGTACGCGAGGTGGACCGGGCCACCACCTTCGAGCAACTCAGCGAGGCAGGCGAGGTGTACGGCGAAGTGCTCGGAGAGAACGCGGCGCGCGTCTTGGTCATGCTCGCGATGGCCGCGCTGGGCAACACGGTGGGGCTGGCGGCGAAGGCGTCGCGGCTGCCGGGCTCGGCGCAAGCAGCGCTCGCGGTGGAGTCGCAGGCGGGCTTCCAGTACGTCGCGGTGGGCGGTGTGCAGTCGGTGGCCATGACCGCGGAGGGCTTCACCATTGTGCTTGCGCCCAATGCGCTGGCCATGGCTGAGCAGGGGATGAGCGGTGGGGGCGCGAAGAAGAAGCGACAGGCCCATCACCTCGCCACGGACAAGAACAGCGTCTCCACCGCGCGCGGCGGGCCCTGGACGCCCGAGTTCAGGAGAATCTTCAGGAGGGCCGGAATGGAGCTGAGGGACCCCGAGAACATCGTCGATGTCCCAGGCCATAAGGGTCCCCACCCGCAGGAGTACCACGAGGCGGTTTTCCAGCGGCTGAACGAAGCGACGGAGGGCTGCCGCAAGGTGGATGCCTGTCGAAAAGCCCTCACGAACGAACTCCGGAAGTTGGCGAAAGAGGCCACTACGCGTGGGACTGACATCAACAGGCTCTTGACCCAAGGCAAGTAG
- a CDS encoding TIGR02265 family protein, with protein sequence MHVGIESSAGGAAWELELRRLAASEEDTARGMFFQGTLDVVGFLGGDGAVARCKGVAGLWEINPVHMYPVSRFLRLSSTAARLLAPQLDGFEGVLRRMGTQATVDFVSSMFGRDLMHTAAGSPRKLLQSLGDAYRAAVSYGDRYPLWTGEKSARFIMRRDFMPAAYHEGVLQGVLEAIGAREVRVAGRQVALLDSEYELSWK encoded by the coding sequence ATGCACGTGGGAATTGAATCGAGCGCGGGTGGGGCGGCCTGGGAGCTGGAGCTGCGACGCCTCGCCGCGAGCGAGGAAGACACGGCGCGCGGGATGTTCTTCCAGGGCACGCTGGACGTCGTGGGCTTCCTGGGCGGAGACGGCGCCGTGGCCCGCTGCAAGGGCGTGGCGGGCCTCTGGGAAATCAACCCCGTGCACATGTACCCCGTCAGCCGCTTCCTGCGGCTGTCCTCCACGGCGGCGCGGCTGCTGGCGCCCCAGCTGGACGGCTTCGAGGGGGTGCTGCGGCGCATGGGCACCCAGGCCACGGTGGACTTCGTGTCCTCCATGTTCGGGCGGGACTTGATGCATACGGCGGCCGGCAGTCCGCGCAAGCTGCTGCAGTCGCTGGGGGACGCGTACCGCGCGGCGGTGAGCTACGGCGACCGCTACCCGCTGTGGACGGGCGAGAAGAGCGCCCGCTTCATCATGCGGCGCGACTTCATGCCGGCCGCGTACCACGAGGGCGTGCTCCAGGGGGTGCTGGAGGCCATCGGCGCTCGCGAGGTGCGGGTGGCCGGGCGGCAGGTGGCGCTGCTGGACAGCGAGTACGAGCTGTCCTGGAAGTGA
- a CDS encoding DUF6268 family outer membrane beta-barrel protein produces MRWAPGSPWLLALAVVLLACGASAQTSVDRAFVSVTAAPGTSLGERVGWLTQRRQLDVFLSLPPLFLDGTRLILAPTVTYGRRVLSLEDSGLRDEDASGYRMHHVQLGLSLIRPLPPRWLFILSLSASARSDFREGFQPGEDLAWTGVFLASRNLDAERTVKLSFGLVVVYPFDLLPVIPLVGLVYRRGDYIAEVGFPRVNLLRKLGEGLEVGVTGSFERQTFHASLPQAREALGAHYVQETSLRVAHALNVRLWGELWLNTAAGLIVANGFTLLDRRRERIGGMDLGASTTPYARVDLSWRPAPRVPATVRPAPAGAREGVSSRLGALPVR; encoded by the coding sequence ATGCGGTGGGCTCCGGGCTCCCCGTGGCTGCTGGCCCTGGCCGTGGTGCTGCTGGCGTGCGGGGCCTCGGCGCAGACGTCGGTGGACCGGGCCTTCGTGAGCGTCACCGCGGCGCCGGGCACGTCGCTGGGAGAGCGCGTGGGGTGGCTCACCCAGCGCCGGCAGCTGGACGTCTTCCTGAGCCTGCCGCCACTCTTCCTGGATGGGACGCGGCTCATCCTCGCTCCCACGGTGACGTATGGGCGCCGCGTGCTGTCGCTGGAGGACAGCGGGCTCCGGGACGAGGACGCGTCGGGCTACCGCATGCACCACGTGCAGCTGGGGCTGTCGCTCATCCGTCCGTTGCCGCCGCGGTGGCTGTTCATCCTGAGCCTGTCGGCGTCCGCGCGGAGCGACTTCCGTGAAGGGTTCCAGCCCGGGGAGGACCTGGCGTGGACGGGCGTCTTCCTGGCGAGCCGGAACCTGGACGCGGAGCGGACGGTGAAGCTGAGCTTCGGGCTCGTCGTCGTCTACCCGTTCGACCTGCTGCCGGTGATTCCCCTGGTGGGCCTCGTCTACCGGAGGGGGGACTACATCGCCGAGGTGGGCTTCCCTCGCGTCAACCTGCTGCGGAAGCTGGGAGAAGGGCTGGAGGTCGGCGTCACGGGGAGCTTCGAGCGGCAGACCTTCCACGCCTCGCTGCCCCAGGCGCGGGAGGCGCTTGGCGCGCACTACGTGCAGGAGACGTCGCTGCGTGTCGCCCATGCGCTGAACGTGCGGCTGTGGGGCGAGCTGTGGCTGAACACGGCCGCGGGTCTCATCGTGGCGAATGGCTTCACGTTGCTGGACCGCCGGCGTGAGCGGATTGGCGGGATGGACCTGGGCGCGAGCACCACGCCCTACGCGCGAGTGGACCTGAGCTGGCGTCCGGCGCCGCGTGTCCCGGCAACGGTCCGCCCGGCGCCCGCCGGTGCGCGCGAGGGTGTCTCGTCAAGGCTGGGAGCGCTGCCGGTCCGGTAG
- a CDS encoding pyridoxal-phosphate-dependent aminotransferase family protein: protein MRDLLMIPGPVEFEPEVLQALGAPTLGHTDPAFIALFGRALKRMREVCLAPGAQPFVVAGSGTLAMEMAVANLVEPGDRALVVNTGYFSDRMAKILERHGAQVTHVRAAPGDVPSADEVETHLVRGGFKVMTVTHVDTSTAVLTPVEALVRAARKHGVLSVVDGVCATAGESFHQDAWGADVYLTASQKAVGVPPGLALLTVGPRAMEAWRARKTPVASVYSDWAEWLPIMEAYEAGKPAYFATPPVNLVCALEVSLGQILAEGMEARFARHQRMARAFRAAWKALGLRMLPTSDAVAAHTLSAVYYPDGVDAALVGRVKGQGIVVAGGLHPELKARYFRVGHMNRVGPTDVLAAVGAVERALLAAGHRSEPGAAVAAAQASLVAG from the coding sequence GTGAGAGACCTGCTGATGATTCCGGGACCGGTGGAGTTCGAGCCGGAGGTATTGCAGGCGCTGGGCGCGCCCACGCTCGGCCACACGGACCCGGCCTTCATCGCCCTCTTCGGCCGGGCGCTGAAGCGGATGCGCGAGGTGTGCCTCGCCCCCGGCGCCCAGCCCTTCGTGGTGGCCGGCTCCGGCACGCTGGCCATGGAAATGGCGGTCGCCAACCTGGTCGAGCCGGGCGACCGCGCGCTGGTGGTGAACACCGGCTACTTCAGCGACCGGATGGCGAAAATCCTGGAGCGCCACGGCGCCCAGGTGACGCACGTGCGCGCGGCCCCGGGGGACGTGCCCTCCGCCGACGAGGTGGAGACGCACCTGGTCCGGGGTGGCTTCAAGGTGATGACCGTCACCCACGTGGACACGTCCACCGCGGTGCTGACGCCGGTGGAAGCGCTGGTGCGCGCCGCACGCAAGCACGGCGTGCTGTCGGTGGTGGACGGCGTGTGTGCCACCGCGGGCGAGTCCTTCCACCAGGACGCGTGGGGCGCGGACGTGTACCTCACCGCGAGCCAGAAGGCGGTGGGCGTGCCGCCGGGGCTGGCGCTGCTCACCGTGGGGCCTCGGGCGATGGAGGCGTGGCGCGCGCGCAAGACGCCGGTGGCCAGCGTCTATTCGGACTGGGCGGAGTGGCTCCCCATCATGGAGGCGTACGAGGCGGGCAAGCCGGCCTACTTCGCCACGCCGCCCGTCAACCTCGTCTGCGCGCTGGAGGTGAGCCTGGGGCAGATTCTCGCCGAGGGCATGGAGGCGCGCTTCGCCCGGCACCAGCGCATGGCGCGCGCCTTCCGCGCGGCGTGGAAGGCGCTGGGCCTGCGCATGCTGCCCACGTCCGACGCGGTGGCCGCCCACACGCTGAGCGCCGTCTACTACCCGGACGGCGTGGACGCGGCGCTGGTGGGGCGGGTGAAGGGGCAGGGCATCGTCGTGGCCGGCGGCCTCCACCCGGAGTTGAAGGCGCGCTACTTCCGCGTGGGCCACATGAACCGCGTGGGCCCCACGGACGTGCTGGCCGCGGTGGGCGCGGTGGAGCGGGCGCTGCTCGCCGCCGGCCACCGCTCCGAGCCCGGCGCCGCCGTGGCCGCCGCCCAGGCGTCCCTCGTCGCTGGCTGA
- a CDS encoding M20/M25/M40 family metallo-hydrolase codes for MQALALREDRFLEVLRRLIALTPRLQNNPGGGLVPEERLAAQVVLDALAPHLQSGFIQVESLAAPGNEARPCLVLTVKGSDAGAGSLGFVGAHFDVVPADEKGEGWERSPFALWEGPGGVLYGRGVTDCLGHVAVITDLLAQLAERGVRPRRTLKVVFISNEESTDLPGLGLGYVAQQGRLKDLVGQPVYWLDSANFGPTLGTGGNAMWELKVTGVGGHSGMPQNCVNALELAMAASLELARWFHARYPATEDEKKWGFLSSSSLKATVVEGVNTKETKIPADVTLRGDIRLTPFYDMKEVQQAVTAFVRELDARIERDEAIPGFPRTRTAAGKRGSLEFHLKGGGTEGIACRLDSPGLQALKEAIQAVRGVAPTPFSLTGSLPLVRDLQRQGCDVQITGFGEMAYYHAPNEQARLEDFRQGFAILRELLVRL; via the coding sequence ATGCAAGCGCTCGCCCTTCGTGAGGACCGTTTCCTGGAAGTGCTCCGGCGGCTCATCGCCCTGACGCCGAGGTTGCAGAACAACCCGGGCGGAGGGCTCGTGCCCGAGGAGCGGCTCGCCGCGCAGGTGGTGCTGGACGCGCTGGCCCCGCACCTCCAGAGCGGCTTCATCCAGGTCGAGTCGCTGGCCGCCCCTGGCAACGAGGCCCGGCCCTGCCTGGTGCTCACCGTGAAGGGCTCGGACGCCGGTGCCGGCTCGCTGGGCTTCGTGGGCGCGCACTTCGACGTCGTCCCCGCGGACGAGAAGGGCGAGGGCTGGGAGCGCAGCCCCTTCGCGCTGTGGGAGGGGCCCGGCGGGGTCCTCTACGGGCGCGGCGTCACCGACTGCCTGGGGCACGTGGCGGTGATTACGGACCTGCTCGCGCAGCTCGCGGAGCGGGGCGTGAGGCCGCGCCGGACGTTGAAGGTGGTGTTCATCTCCAACGAGGAGTCCACGGACCTGCCGGGCCTGGGCCTGGGCTACGTGGCGCAGCAGGGGCGGCTGAAGGACCTGGTGGGCCAGCCGGTGTACTGGCTGGACAGCGCCAACTTCGGCCCCACGCTGGGCACCGGCGGCAACGCGATGTGGGAGCTGAAGGTGACGGGCGTGGGTGGGCACTCGGGGATGCCGCAGAACTGCGTCAACGCGCTGGAGCTGGCCATGGCCGCGTCGCTGGAGCTGGCCCGCTGGTTCCACGCGCGCTACCCGGCCACGGAGGACGAGAAGAAGTGGGGCTTCCTCTCTTCGTCCAGCCTGAAGGCCACCGTGGTGGAGGGCGTCAATACCAAGGAGACGAAGATTCCCGCCGACGTCACCCTGCGCGGCGACATCCGCCTGACGCCCTTCTACGACATGAAGGAGGTGCAGCAGGCGGTGACGGCCTTCGTGCGCGAGCTGGACGCGCGAATCGAGCGCGACGAGGCCATCCCCGGCTTCCCGCGCACCCGCACCGCGGCGGGCAAGCGTGGCTCGCTGGAGTTCCACCTCAAGGGTGGCGGCACGGAGGGCATCGCCTGCCGGCTGGACTCTCCGGGACTCCAGGCGCTGAAGGAGGCGATTCAGGCGGTGCGCGGCGTGGCGCCCACGCCGTTCTCGCTCACCGGCTCGCTGCCGCTCGTGCGCGACCTGCAGCGCCAGGGCTGCGACGTGCAGATAACGGGCTTCGGGGAGATGGCGTACTACCACGCGCCCAACGAGCAGGCCCGGCTGGAGGACTTCCGGCAGGGCTTCGCCATCCTCCGTGAGCTGCTCGTGAGGTTGTGA